The following coding sequences are from one Nicotiana tomentosiformis chromosome 3, ASM39032v3, whole genome shotgun sequence window:
- the LOC138907374 gene encoding uncharacterized protein: MGIVKTNGVDFVAFKMIGYARRWWRDYMLTRSAGSPALTWDQFSQLFLEKFIPVTLREEYRRLFECLQQGSMIVTQYETQFVDLARHTTILLPTESERVRRFIDGLTYTIRLQMDKETGSDISFQTSVDIARRIELVHAQERGLVSDKRPRHFSGFSGASYGGRGSFGRVHPPRPFQLALQIAHGASGGRGSYKTRSEQPASGAHSPPISAPPF, translated from the coding sequence atgggtatagttaagaccaatggggtcgattttgtcgCATTTAAGATGATTGGTTACGCccggagatggtggagagattatatgttgactagatcagctgggtcacctgcacttacctgggatcagttctcacagctatttctagagaagttcattcctgtcACTCTAAGAGAGGAGTATCGTAGGTTGTTCGAATGTCTTCAGCAAGGTAGTATGATTGTCACCCAGTATGAGACtcaatttgtggacctagctcgccacACCACCATCTTACTTCCTACTGAGAgtgagagagtgaggagatttattgatgggctcacttacactatcaggcttcagatggacaAAGAGACTGGGAGTGACATTTCTTTCCAAACGTCCGTAGATATTGCGAGACGGATCGAGTTGGTTCATGCTCAGGAGAGGGGGTtggtgtcagataagaggcctcgtcacttcagtgggttcagtggtgcctcatatgGAGGTAGGGGATcttttggtagagtccatcctcctaggccatttcaGTTAGCTCTTCAGATAGCCCACGGTGCTTCGGGCGGTCGTGGTTCTTACAAGACTCGTTCTGAGCAGCCAGCATCCGGTGCACATTCacctcctatcagtgcaccaccattCTAG